A stretch of DNA from Scatophagus argus isolate fScaArg1 chromosome 23, fScaArg1.pri, whole genome shotgun sequence:
GACTCTTGTCTGTCCGTGTGCCATCAGTGGCGTCTTTTCATGGCTTATCAGTTatcactttgttttcactgcgTAGCTCACTTCGTTGAGCTAAAGCCGGAAGTAGTTTGCATCAGCCTCAAAACAAAGCGTGTGACATGTGTTATATTCACAAAACCTTTAAGCCTTTTAAAGCAGTCACCCAAACACAGAAGAAACTCGACCATCCCTGAAGCCTCAGGCTGAACTCGTCTGTTACCGACACACACCGACTGACATCTtcacaacatgaacaaactgctgGTTCACAAAGACCACCGCACAAACCAGACGATCTTTGGCGTTTCTGCTCATAATCACAGTAAATGAACAGTAACAGGACGAGTTGGTTTACCTTCAGCAGGAGTGCGGACCAAAAGCAGCCGACAGATGAGGAAGAACCGCTTCTGAGGGATCAGAGGTGGTGCAGAGTTAAACTGTGTTGTTGGAGGAAACGAAAACCTGATATGAACTGAGGAACTTATCTGATGCAAGAGTTCAGGCTCCACCTTCAGTCATGTGAGGGAGGCTGTTCGACAGGACACAACACTCTGCTGCGAACAGGTTTTCCTGGGGGgttttttgaggttttttttgtgtgtgtgcgtgcttcaACAGATAAAACATAGCATCATAACTTGCATATCCCGAAGATTACACCAATCACTGAATGTAATTTAAAGGAGTAAGTTGTAAAATATGGCCGCAAGAATTTGTGGGTAGCCCCAATATTGTGGCCAGCATATCACCAGAAAAACTGCTCAGTGTCCTGCTATccaaacatgtttctgtggtCAGATCCGTAGAGACTAATAAAGGGAAGGCACATGAACTTCATTCTTCCTGTGATCATCAACAGTAATTTCCATCTTTAATAACCTGTTacatctgattggctggtgtcagttatatttctgcagtttgttttctctctgtttgactCTCTAAGCCTCACAAACTCCGAGGTGTGaatttcagaaagaaaatgtaaataaaatcactttAGAAAGTCTCAAAGAGGATTGATTCAGGGAGGGAGCACTAATTCATGTGATGAgcctcatctctgtctctccaccagGAGATGAGGAATCatacaggaagtgtgtgttattgaataaaactgtttttgcagTTATACCTGTTCAAACAAACGCAGAGCCTGATTACTAAATTTCCTGGACTGTTGGTGCCACCTTGTGGAGGAGACCTCTAATGACGACCTAATGAGAACAACAAcgtgttttctctgttgtttaatTTGGTTCCCAGAGGGCTGTTATTAGTCATTATGATGGATGTTAAAAGTTGTTGGAGGAGTGGAACCAAACAGCACAGTTCTGGTGATTGCCCACAGTATGTTGATTTATTATGAATTTGGACAAAAAGTCAAACCAAGCTCAGGGACACTTCAGCACTGCGTGAGTGTAGAACCTAccagctgcttcctcctctgatgaaaacatcaaacatccTTTCGACAGATACATTTATCAAAATGACATCAGCAGACTTCAAAATACAGATTTCAGACATTTAAAACTGggtaattatttaaaaaaaaaaggtaaagttccccaaactgttgcaggagctgcaggaacTTGGGGATCTGACTCAGTGCTGGGAACGCTGTGAATGTCCATTTGTTCCGACTGATCACATGACTCTTCTCCTCCGTCTGCTCTCACAGGATCAGCCTGACCTCCTCTGGCTGTGAGCTCACGGGTTCCACCTTCGTCATGTTATCCTGATGTCAGTTCCCTTTTTCCTACCAGGCAGAGGAGGACCGGGACGTCCACGACCGGCACCGTCAGCTCCACCGACTTCCTTTATGTCTCCCGTGAGAAAACTGTTGGTGTTGAGGTCCCAgagtgtcagcagcagcagtttgcaggACGAGTCCAGTGTGACAAAGACGCCCTCGGAGAAGGACGAAGCAGACTTCACGTGTCCAGACTcaggactgaggactgaggactCAGGCCTGTACCTGTGTGAACTCCTGTGAATGTGGGCTCAGTGTCACAGGTGAGCTGACTCAGCACATCATAAAAACCTTGTCGTCCTCCTCCAATCTTCGAACTGCTGAACCAGGGACTCGGGGAAGGATCGGCTTGTGTGCTGGTCTCAgactgactgcagcagcagtcCGGCTGTTTGTGCTGCCTTCATGAAATCTGCTGATCAGtctgggtgggggtgggaggtgtAGGGTAAATTGTAGCATAAATCATAACGGTTTTGGGACGATGAGTCACCAGTTACCTCAGAGGAAGTGCAAGAAGAAGATAACGCACAGCGAGGTGTCCATCAGGACGGACTGAGAATCCAGTATTGACCCAGACCCTGATGGGAAACATCTTGGTGTCCTGATGGACAAGGCATGTCTTTCCTAatgtgctgttggactgttcTGTAAGAGTTTATCACTTTGATGGTCTCTCATGCCACCTGGTGGTCGTTTGGCAGAACAGCCGTAGTTACTGCTTCCTGTTGCTGATGGCATCTGTCCTCAATGTGTCTGAACTGCAGACTCTGACCCTGTTAGCCGACTCTGATAACGTCTGCACTGACTGGCAGCtcagagcttcatcacatgcaccaacaaccacctgaagctcagcacCATCCAAAGCACTCAGGACCACACGTCTCACGGTTCTGCTCAAAGTCACCTTGGACCTCCAAAGTCCAATCGGGTCGTCTGAGAGTCCAGCAGGACGTTTGTGCTCCGTTTGAAGAAAGTCCTGAGATTCTGCAGTCATGTGACGGGGACAGACAGCTTCATCACCAGCATGGAGGAACAGAAGACATCAACACTTCAATAAGAGCTTAACATGTGGTGACGGCTGCTACGGGTTTATGTCCCACAACAGGAGTGGATTTTGACTTGTGActacaaaacaaagtgaatcaTCATCAGGCTAAAAGGCCGTTTTAAATGCACATGCTTAGATTAGAtcagattcaactttattgtcattaaacATGTACAGGTACAAGGCAACGAAATGAAGtttagcatctaaccagaagtgcaaaaagcagcaagtgcagatacaataaagtgacatatcttgtcattggagggaactcactccaacaaaatttgtgctctgcatttaacccacccaagtgacgtgcacacacacacagcaaacccggggcagtgggcgaccgcgtgcagcgcccggggagcagtgggggttaggtaccttgctcaaaggtacctcagccatggaatcgaaccagcgatccaccggttacgggtccgacaccctaaccgctgatccacgactgccccctaAAGCTTGCTTCTCCCcgtcggggaatcgaaccccaGTCTCCCGCGTGACAGGCGGGGATACTCACCACTATACTAACGAGGAAGTAAATAactttacagtatgtacatggtGTACGATGACACGTGATTGACAGAACATattatacagatggatatgtgctttaaaTGCAGTCGACTGCAGGCAGGAATTTTTGCGTAATCATTTACAAATGCTGAATGTGTTCGTCTTCTCGTTTCATGGGGGCTCGAGGGTCAGGTTCTGAAGTCCTGAGCCGTTTGGAACCTGGatcacatgtggatgtgtgcCTGACTTGTTGTTGATCTGTTTCAGGGGCTCACTGAGGGACTGCACAACCTGGTCTTGAGCTGTGTGATGGACAGGAGACAAACGTCAGTACAgacaaatcagaaaacacaaaatattttcatttaagaCAACAGGAAGAGCAAATAGACCCTGTGTTACCTCGAGAAGCTTGAGCTGAGCGCCTTCTCAGATAAACTTTATGACCAACAAGGGCAGAAACCAAAACCACAACACCAACAGCCAACATCAGGTACACTATGAGCTCCGTCTTTGACCATCCTGGTTCACCtgcatgaagagagagaaacatcagcTTTGTCTCCAGTTTTGCCCAGTGGCCACTCGCGGTACTGCAGTGAAAATTCCTGTTTCCCCATAGACCACTATGAGATAAGAGACctctgcaaactgcaaacaaggTCTGCTCTGACTTTTCTATTACGAATGACATATTCTTATGTTTGTAAAACCTTCCTCGAGTcaagaaaagaaatttgaaacCTGTGAGGGACAAGAGACAACAGGTGAGCAGCTCTCATTGGACTGAATTGGCTCCAGCTTTGGGTCCAATCTGGTCTGcagttttattatattattattgtggGTAACCATGGAAACAAGTCATCTCAATGGCATACCTTCAGGTAACTTTGGCGTGCTGAGGGACACGTTGCTGTTGGCTCCACGATGGGACACGTTCAAGGCAAACATCTCTGTGGGGGACATCAGCAGGTGATTAGGTTCATGTCTCTGCTGTCTGGGTGGAGGTgagacatccacacacatacacacacacacactcctcatgTCCTGCTCCATCAGCTTACCGGTGGTCTTcagcctccatctcctctccttcctgtcgTAATCAGCAGCCAGATCACACCTGTAATCACCTGAGTCTTCAGCTGTGACTCTGGACACGTGAAGTTGGACTCGTCCTCGTCTCAGGGCGTCTCCGTCACAGAGCACCCGTCCTGCAAACTGCTGATGCTGAGACTCTGGGACCTCAGCACCACCAATCATTCGATACAAAACCTTCAGAGGCTTCGATTGCAGGATACAAATGATGTTGGCGAGAGACAAGTCGGTTTGGTCATGACTGTCCAATGTGACGGTGATGTTGTCGTCCTCCAGCCGATAGACAGTAGGAAACATTTTCTCAGCAAACATCCCTGCAgatgagagagaggacaaagaggGACATCATGAGGAGTTGAGACGTCGAGCTTTTAGCTCCAGCAGACACTCGAACAACCAGCAGATTAACAGAAGATGAAGACGGCTGTTACCACAGACTGAGGCTGTGAGGACGACCAGCAGAACCCAGACCATCCTGTCCCTGTCGGAGAGGACACACTTTTATTAGAGGACAGATTAgaccaccagcagcaggagtACGATCATCTTTAAGGTCTGTGATgttcagcaaaaacaacattaaagcaGTTTCAGTGCAAattgactgcagctgctgagaaaGTCCCACCTGAT
This window harbors:
- the LOC124054750 gene encoding uncharacterized protein LOC124054750; its protein translation is MVWVLLVVLTASVCGMFAEKMFPTVYRLEDDNITVTLDSHDQTDLSLANIICILQSKPLKVLYRMIGGAEVPESQHQQFAGRVLCDGDALRRGRVQLHVSRVTAEDSGDYRCDLAADYDRKERRWRLKTTEMFALNVSHRGANSNVSLSTPKLPEGEPGWSKTELIVYLMLAVGVVVLVSALVGHKVYLRRRSAQASRAQDQVVQSLSEPLKQINNKSGTHPHVIQVPNGSGLQNLTLEPP